In the Peptostreptococcaceae bacterium genome, one interval contains:
- a CDS encoding YlbF family regulator: MNVYDSAHNLAKAIKNSDEYTDYIAAKEKLDASEGLKNAFEDFQKRESEMQMSIIGGNEPDDNEIETLNSLYGVLSKDPLGSEYLQAESRYRQMLDDMSRILADAMQI, from the coding sequence GTGAATGTATACGATTCGGCGCATAATTTAGCAAAGGCTATCAAGAATTCGGATGAGTACACTGATTACATTGCCGCAAAAGAAAAATTAGACGCGAGCGAGGGCCTCAAAAATGCTTTTGAAGATTTTCAAAAAAGAGAATCCGAAATGCAGATGTCAATAATTGGCGGTAATGAACCCGACGATAATGAAATTGAAACTCTAAATTCTTTGTATGGAGTTCTGTCAAAGGATCCACTCGGATCAGAATACTTGCAGGCGGAGAGCCGCTATCGCCAAATGCTCGATGACATGTCAAGGATACTGGCAGACGCAATGCAAATCTAA
- the tadA gene encoding Flp pilus assembly complex ATPase component TadA — protein MGVITLINKNIRLGEFFLQIGKINKEELEKALQIQKTSGKKIGQILVELKYIKDKDIADVLEYQLDIPFIDLERYFIEPKVPNLISESFARENKLIPINMSNEELTVAMSDPFNIVVIEDLKKMSRLKIKPVIASDSDILNAIGKHYGNKNVEKAVADFKLENTVNDEEEEVNKNLLNEINNAPIVRLVNSIMLQAVQQKASDIHIEPGENFLRIRYRVDGDLRDVMKPAKQTHGAIVARIKIMANMNIAERRIPQDGRIEINLNSQEFDFRISTIPTIFGEKVVMRILDRTGFLKDKSDLGFSKSNLELFNTLIRSSNGIILLTGPTGSGKSTTLYTILREMNDPKRNILTIEDPVEYKLEGISQMQVNTKAGLFFATGLRAMLRQDPDIIMVGEIRDSETAEIAIRAAITGHLVLSTLHTNSAPATIDRLVDMGIAPYLVASSVSGVIAQRLVKIICPSCKESHTADSAELEILGLPPESKIDLYRGKGCSYCSETGYKGRTAIHEIMLIDRNIRNMIIKKDSNDNIKDYAISAGMTTLSKNAKELVLEGITTIEEYTKVAYSIGG, from the coding sequence ATGGGGGTTATAACATTGATAAATAAGAATATTCGTTTAGGTGAGTTTTTTTTACAAATCGGGAAAATAAATAAAGAAGAATTAGAAAAAGCTCTGCAAATCCAAAAGACAAGCGGTAAAAAAATCGGACAAATTTTAGTTGAATTGAAATATATAAAGGACAAAGACATAGCCGATGTTCTAGAGTACCAATTAGACATCCCTTTCATCGACCTTGAACGCTACTTCATAGAACCAAAGGTTCCAAATCTCATTAGTGAAAGCTTTGCGAGGGAAAACAAACTGATTCCGATTAATATGTCAAATGAGGAACTTACAGTCGCTATGAGCGATCCCTTCAATATTGTTGTAATTGAAGACCTTAAAAAAATGAGCCGTTTGAAAATCAAGCCGGTAATCGCCAGTGATTCAGACATACTAAACGCCATAGGGAAGCATTATGGCAATAAGAATGTTGAAAAAGCCGTTGCGGATTTTAAATTAGAAAACACAGTAAATGATGAAGAAGAAGAAGTTAATAAAAATCTTCTTAATGAAATCAATAATGCCCCCATAGTTAGATTAGTCAATTCAATTATGCTTCAAGCTGTCCAGCAGAAGGCCAGCGACATACATATAGAACCGGGAGAAAATTTCTTGCGTATCCGTTATCGGGTTGACGGAGACCTTCGAGATGTTATGAAACCTGCTAAGCAGACACATGGCGCAATTGTTGCCAGAATCAAAATAATGGCAAACATGAATATAGCCGAAAGACGTATTCCTCAAGACGGACGGATTGAAATTAATTTGAATAGTCAGGAATTCGACTTTCGCATATCTACAATTCCGACTATTTTCGGTGAAAAAGTAGTAATGCGGATACTGGACCGTACAGGTTTCCTTAAAGATAAATCAGACCTTGGCTTCAGCAAAAGCAACTTGGAATTATTCAATACCTTAATACGATCCAGCAATGGCATAATCTTATTGACTGGACCAACTGGCAGCGGAAAGAGCACAACCCTCTACACAATTTTAAGAGAAATGAATGACCCTAAAAGAAATATCCTAACTATCGAGGATCCTGTAGAATACAAGCTTGAAGGCATCAGTCAGATGCAGGTCAATACAAAAGCCGGACTATTTTTCGCAACCGGCCTCAGGGCGATGTTAAGGCAGGACCCTGATATAATAATGGTGGGAGAGATTCGCGACTCGGAAACGGCAGAAATTGCCATCAGAGCCGCTATAACAGGACACTTGGTTCTTTCTACACTTCACACCAATAGTGCACCTGCCACAATAGACAGGCTTGTGGATATGGGCATAGCGCCCTATCTTGTAGCATCTTCGGTATCAGGAGTAATTGCGCAACGCCTTGTAAAGATAATATGCCCAAGCTGCAAAGAATCTCACACTGCAGATTCTGCTGAATTGGAAATACTCGGACTTCCGCCGGAGAGTAAAATAGATCTTTATAGGGGCAAGGGATGTTCCTATTGTTCTGAAACAGGGTATAAAGGTCGTACAGCTATTCACGAAATTATGCTTATTGACCGAAATATTAGAAATATGATTATTAAAAAAGACAGCAACGACAATATAAAAGACTATGCCATATCCGCAGGAATGACCACCCTCAGTAAAAACGCGAAGGAACTCGTTTTAGAAGGCATTACAACTATTGAAGAATACACTAAAGTAGCATATTCCATAGGAGGTTGA
- a CDS encoding type IV pilus twitching motility protein PilT produces the protein MIEKLFGEAFAKNASDIHLTVGVPPILRINGNLVKLDSFERLKPDDTKSIAMSLLSDAQKEIFEEKGEIDFSYSLQTRGRFRINAYKQRGSISIAIRPIPLETPKLEDLMLPEILKDMAMMDRGLFLVTGPTGSGKSSTLASMISYINSHKTAHIITLEDPIEFLHKHKSSIIDQREIGTDSLSFSNALRGALRQDPDIILVGEMRDLETIQIAITAAETGHLVLSSLHTNGAASTVERIIDVFPSPQQQQIKVQLANVLNGVISQQLLKYADNHGRVVACEIMIGNKAVRNNIREGKTHQIMSSIQTGSADGMISMDNYIVSLYKKNLISYDEALSHCIEKNSFNIYR, from the coding sequence ATGATTGAAAAATTATTTGGTGAAGCTTTTGCAAAGAACGCTTCGGATATTCATTTAACGGTAGGCGTTCCTCCTATACTAAGAATTAACGGGAACTTGGTGAAACTGGATTCTTTTGAAAGGTTGAAACCCGATGACACAAAGTCAATAGCCATGAGTCTTTTAAGTGATGCTCAGAAGGAGATATTCGAAGAAAAAGGGGAGATTGATTTTTCATATTCTCTTCAAACCAGAGGACGATTTCGCATAAATGCCTACAAACAGCGGGGCAGTATTTCAATCGCCATAAGGCCGATACCCCTTGAAACTCCAAAATTGGAAGACCTTATGCTTCCGGAAATATTGAAAGACATGGCAATGATGGATAGGGGACTTTTCCTTGTTACAGGGCCTACGGGTTCGGGAAAATCATCTACTCTGGCCTCCATGATCAGCTATATAAATAGCCATAAAACAGCGCATATCATCACATTGGAAGACCCTATAGAATTCTTACACAAACACAAAAGCAGCATAATCGACCAAAGGGAGATAGGAACCGACAGCCTATCGTTCTCTAATGCCTTAAGGGGGGCTCTCAGGCAGGATCCCGATATCATACTCGTAGGCGAGATGCGCGACCTTGAAACAATTCAGATTGCCATAACAGCAGCTGAAACCGGACATCTGGTACTTTCCAGCCTCCATACAAACGGTGCCGCATCAACCGTGGAGCGTATCATCGATGTGTTCCCATCACCACAGCAACAACAGATCAAGGTGCAATTGGCAAATGTTCTTAACGGAGTAATCTCTCAGCAATTGCTTAAATACGCAGACAATCACGGCCGTGTTGTAGCCTGTGAGATAATGATTGGAAACAAAGCCGTTCGCAACAATATCAGAGAGGGCAAGACCCACCAAATCATGAGCAGCATACAGACCGGAAGCGCCGACGGTATGATCAGCATGGACAACTATATCGTTAGCCTTTATAAGAAAAATTTGATTTCTTATGATGAAGCCTTGTCCCACTGCATCGAAAAGAATTCCTTTAATATATACAGATAA
- a CDS encoding prepilin peptidase, with the protein MLISLVLGIIIGSFLNVVIYRLPSNKSIVSPPSACGSCGHRLGPIDLVPVLSYMFLKGKCRHCGAKISARYPLVELLTGGLFALLFWRYGLTIAFIKYAILACILISAGFIDMDHRIIPDELNLFGLIAGIVFLFFPVGLSLKSSILGLLAGGGFLLFVAVISRGAMGGGDIKLFAVIGLFLGIEKTILAMFLTFLVGGIAGILLIATGIRSRKDYMPFGPFISLGAFITIMWYNQLIIFYFNILD; encoded by the coding sequence ATGTTAATTTCATTAGTTTTAGGGATTATTATCGGCAGTTTCCTTAACGTTGTGATATATCGGTTGCCAAGCAACAAATCGATAGTTTCTCCGCCATCAGCCTGCGGAAGCTGCGGGCACCGCCTCGGTCCTATCGACCTTGTGCCTGTACTAAGCTATATGTTCCTTAAGGGAAAATGCAGGCACTGCGGAGCAAAAATTTCTGCAAGATATCCCCTCGTGGAGCTACTCACGGGGGGCTTGTTTGCTTTGCTTTTCTGGCGTTACGGCCTCACAATAGCATTCATTAAATACGCTATTCTTGCCTGCATTCTCATTTCTGCCGGCTTCATTGACATGGACCACCGCATCATACCCGACGAGCTGAATCTTTTCGGATTGATAGCCGGCATAGTTTTTTTATTTTTTCCTGTCGGACTCTCTTTAAAAAGCTCAATCCTGGGACTTCTTGCCGGTGGCGGTTTTTTACTTTTTGTAGCCGTCATCAGCAGAGGCGCCATGGGGGGAGGGGATATAAAGCTATTTGCAGTCATCGGCCTATTTTTGGGTATTGAAAAAACAATACTGGCAATGTTCCTCACTTTTTTAGTGGGAGGAATAGCCGGCATCTTGCTCATAGCAACAGGTATCCGTTCACGCAAAGACTACATGCCCTTTGGACCATTTATTTCTCTCGGTGCATTTATTACCATAATGTGGTATAATCAATTGATAATTTTTTATTTCAATATTCTTGATTGA
- a CDS encoding type II secretion system F family protein, which translates to MSNYNYTGRNLSGETINGTITATSSENALQLIRKQNIYPIKINPESKRDLTINLSFVEKVKSKDLSFFCRQFYAMLDAGIPLVESLDLLKKQTSNKRLKSAIEFVFEEVQKGSILSRSMKKQSDVFPDILVYMVETGEISGQLDMVMGRMADHFEKETKLQSKVKNAMLYPIIVSLVALCVIFFLITYVLPSFVDMFTGFGAQLPLPTRILLGVSSIFRNYWYLLLGTIIFMIYTFKKYGKTEKGRYKIDYLKLKIPIFGDVNSKVATSRFSRTLASLLVSGINIIEAMEIVQKVIGNAVISKGINQSMDSIRKGGGIAGPLSDLNVFPMVLISMIKVGEESGSIDTMLSKTADFYDEEVDSAVEKMTTMLEPMIIVVLALVVGMIILAVITPMFDMYQYVGQ; encoded by the coding sequence ATGTCTAATTACAACTACACGGGAAGAAATTTGTCCGGAGAGACTATTAATGGAACCATTACTGCAACCTCCTCTGAAAACGCGCTGCAATTGATTAGGAAGCAGAATATATATCCAATTAAAATCAATCCTGAAAGCAAAAGGGATTTGACAATAAACCTTTCATTCGTGGAAAAAGTGAAATCCAAGGATCTTTCCTTTTTTTGCCGGCAATTCTATGCCATGCTTGATGCAGGAATCCCTCTTGTAGAGTCCTTGGATCTTCTGAAGAAACAAACCTCCAATAAGAGACTCAAGTCCGCCATAGAATTTGTATTTGAAGAGGTGCAAAAGGGGAGTATTTTATCCCGCTCGATGAAGAAGCAATCCGATGTTTTTCCCGATATATTGGTATACATGGTTGAAACCGGTGAAATATCCGGACAGCTGGATATGGTAATGGGCCGAATGGCCGATCATTTCGAAAAGGAGACCAAACTGCAAAGCAAGGTTAAAAATGCCATGCTTTATCCCATTATTGTCAGTCTGGTGGCTCTTTGCGTTATCTTTTTTTTAATCACCTATGTCCTTCCCAGTTTCGTAGACATGTTTACAGGATTTGGTGCGCAATTGCCCCTCCCCACACGCATTCTTTTAGGAGTCAGTTCGATTTTTAGAAATTACTGGTATTTGCTGCTGGGAACCATTATTTTCATGATATATACATTTAAAAAATATGGCAAAACAGAAAAAGGCCGTTATAAAATTGATTACCTGAAACTCAAAATTCCGATTTTCGGGGATGTCAACAGCAAGGTTGCCACCAGCCGATTTTCAAGAACACTGGCAAGCCTTTTAGTCAGCGGTATCAACATAATAGAAGCTATGGAAATAGTGCAAAAGGTCATCGGCAATGCCGTCATATCCAAAGGCATCAACCAGTCAATGGATAGCATAAGAAAAGGAGGCGGAATAGCCGGTCCCCTTAGCGACTTGAATGTTTTTCCTATGGTGCTCATCTCCATGATAAAAGTTGGGGAAGAATCCGGTTCAATAGATACCATGCTTTCAAAGACCGCGGATTTTTACGATGAGGAAGTGGATTCCGCCGTCGAAAAAATGACAACAATGCTCGAACCCATGATCATCGTAGTGCTTGCCCTTGTAGTAGGTATGATTATTCTAGCAGTCATAACGCCAATGTTTGACATGTACCAATATGTAGGGCAATAA
- the mltG gene encoding endolytic transglycosylase MltG, with translation MKKMILGLCIFIVFAGLVAVYAIYRPYDSDNPMEIELEIPKGSSSRKIAEILRESELIRSSNLFLVLIKRSGLENDIKAGRYTLKQDMGYDEIISELSRGNTYTEAARTTIPEGYEMRQIIDLLVSKGLAEEEELIMAMDPSLYSYSFLDTIENDTLEGFLFPDTYDIPYSYEPRKIVEIFLNRFDDIFNDEYESRLSETGMSINEAITLASIIEREARYPDERKTISGVFVNRIKRNMRLESCATVQYAIGEWKETLSYEDTAIESPYNTYRNKGLPPGPIASPGEDSIRAALYPEEHEYYFFFAIPGDSEGRHVFSKTYEEHLAAQARYKD, from the coding sequence ATGAAAAAAATGATTCTTGGTTTGTGCATCTTTATTGTTTTCGCAGGGCTTGTTGCAGTATACGCCATCTATAGACCTTATGATTCGGACAATCCGATGGAAATAGAATTAGAAATACCTAAGGGAAGCAGCAGCAGAAAAATTGCCGAAATACTGCGTGAGTCCGAATTGATTCGAAGTAGCAATCTTTTTTTGGTGCTGATAAAAAGAAGCGGCCTTGAGAACGATATAAAGGCCGGCAGATACACATTAAAGCAAGACATGGGTTACGATGAGATAATTTCGGAGCTGAGCCGTGGAAACACATATACGGAAGCCGCCAGGACAACAATACCTGAGGGGTATGAAATGAGGCAGATAATCGATCTGCTTGTTTCAAAAGGCCTTGCTGAAGAGGAAGAATTGATAATGGCCATGGATCCATCGCTCTACAGCTATTCGTTTCTTGATACCATAGAGAACGATACACTTGAGGGGTTTCTGTTTCCGGACACATATGATATTCCCTATTCATATGAGCCCCGAAAAATCGTAGAGATTTTTTTAAACCGCTTCGATGATATTTTTAACGATGAATATGAAAGCCGACTGTCTGAAACGGGAATGTCGATTAATGAGGCTATTACCTTGGCTTCCATAATAGAAAGGGAAGCAAGATATCCGGATGAGAGAAAAACGATTTCGGGGGTTTTTGTTAATCGAATAAAAAGAAACATGCGGTTGGAATCATGCGCAACAGTTCAATATGCAATTGGAGAATGGAAAGAAACACTGTCTTATGAAGATACTGCCATTGAGTCTCCGTACAATACCTATAGAAACAAAGGGCTTCCTCCGGGACCGATAGCTTCTCCGGGTGAGGATTCCATAAGAGCAGCTCTTTACCCGGAAGAACACGAATATTATTTTTTCTTTGCGATACCCGGAGACAGCGAAGGCAGACATGTGTTTTCAAAGACATACGAAGAACATCTAGCGGCTCAGGCCAGATATAAGGACTGA
- a CDS encoding prepilin-type N-terminal cleavage/methylation domain-containing protein — MNMKNIKTHTNSIKGFTLIELLVAIAIMAIVMVPMTMLSINGITSYYHEMEKIELMESARFSLFKITKQIRLSDQPVISDTETENAENDSIIVMLNGKSYKYQLSDSNPTNLIEKIDGGAENAIAENISIFDLSADGDLLTIDIELTGPKYGEVVNLKTAIYLRNQ; from the coding sequence ATGAATATGAAAAACATTAAAACCCATACAAATAGCATTAAGGGATTCACTCTCATAGAGCTGCTTGTCGCAATTGCCATAATGGCCATCGTCATGGTTCCCATGACGATGCTTTCAATAAATGGAATTACCTCTTACTACCATGAAATGGAAAAAATAGAGCTCATGGAGTCCGCACGATTTTCGCTTTTTAAGATAACTAAGCAAATAAGGCTAAGCGACCAGCCTGTTATTTCTGATACAGAAACAGAAAATGCAGAAAATGATTCGATTATTGTAATGCTGAACGGAAAAAGCTATAAATACCAACTAAGCGATTCAAACCCGACAAACCTGATAGAAAAAATTGACGGCGGTGCCGAAAATGCAATTGCAGAAAACATATCAATTTTCGATCTTTCCGCAGATGGGGATCTTTTGACAATTGACATTGAGCTGACAGGTCCGAAATACGGTGAAGTAGTAAATCTTAAAACAGCAATATATCTTAGAAATCAATA
- a CDS encoding O-methyltransferase codes for MNNNINPEGLVELLTRHLNYRPEIEEMRKNAIERSIPVIQKETADLIRLLIRTSNTKSILEIGTAIGYSTSLFYETMKNGTITTIEKRHDSAIEAAQNFKRLGYSGIDLIEGDALDCISKVRGPFDMIFIDAGKSHYKSYFDEAFPLLNQGGIVLSDNILMNGLTINYDMNIRKNRTMVRGMRGYIEYICNHPLLTTTLIPVGDGLAVSHYTKEK; via the coding sequence ATGAACAACAATATCAATCCGGAAGGGCTTGTAGAATTGCTTACAAGGCACCTGAATTACAGACCGGAGATAGAGGAAATGCGGAAAAATGCCATAGAACGCAGCATACCTGTAATACAAAAGGAAACAGCGGACTTGATTAGGCTTCTTATTCGCACTTCAAACACAAAATCAATTTTGGAAATAGGTACCGCAATAGGGTACTCTACTTCGCTTTTTTATGAAACAATGAAAAATGGAACAATAACAACAATTGAAAAAAGGCATGACTCTGCAATAGAGGCCGCGCAGAACTTCAAGCGTCTTGGGTACAGCGGCATTGATCTTATTGAAGGCGACGCGTTAGACTGCATTTCAAAAGTAAGGGGACCATTCGACATGATATTTATTGATGCCGGCAAGAGCCATTACAAAAGCTATTTTGACGAGGCATTTCCATTATTAAATCAGGGTGGAATTGTTCTTTCTGACAACATACTCATGAATGGACTTACGATTAACTACGACATGAATATTCGCAAGAACAGAACTATGGTAAGAGGAATGAGAGGCTATATTGAATATATTTGCAATCATCCACTGCTTACTACGACACTTATTCCCGTAGGGGACGGACTGGCTGTTTCCCATTACACAAAGGAGAAATAA
- a CDS encoding type II secretion system protein, with product MNNKKGFTLIELIVVIAVLGILAAVALPRLGGVTGDAKIAADKATYASLKSAVAIAAASGNISAGTLTVKTNSTGVLEVSGVDFDDGTVNAIVIGDLMEPGAALKVKANIDDTDGWTFTITADGEITDSPAISDDGELS from the coding sequence ATGAACAACAAGAAGGGTTTCACGCTCATAGAACTTATCGTAGTTATTGCCGTACTTGGGATTCTTGCAGCCGTTGCACTTCCGAGGTTAGGTGGAGTTACTGGTGATGCGAAAATAGCTGCAGACAAGGCAACCTATGCTTCATTAAAAAGCGCAGTTGCGATTGCAGCGGCGAGCGGAAATATTTCAGCCGGTACTCTTACCGTCAAAACAAATTCAACCGGTGTACTAGAAGTTTCTGGTGTAGATTTTGATGATGGAACAGTAAATGCTATTGTAATTGGTGATCTTATGGAACCAGGCGCAGCTTTAAAAGTTAAAGCTAATATAGATGACACTGATGGATGGACTTTTACTATAACAGCTGATGGGGAAATTACTGACTCACCTGCTATTTCAGATGATGGCGAACTAAGTTAA
- a CDS encoding U32 family peptidase encodes MDRVELLAPAGDLEKLKFAFIYGADAVYIGGQTFGLRASAKNFSFEEMKEGIEFAHERGKRVYVTLNIIPHNEDLNDLQGYLSALEKMKADAVIVSDPGTIAYIREHNPGMEIHLSTQANTTNYLTAGFWHSQGLPRVVLARELSFNEIKETIDKSPSSLGFEMFVHGAMCISYSGRCLLSNYLANRDANRGECAHPCRWKYQLMEEKRPGEYFPVVEDENGTYFFNSKDLCLIGDLKEIIESGVRSLKIEGRMKSLYYVANTVRAYRAAIDSYYEDPYRYTFDEKWIEELNKSSHRKYERGFFSGRPDGNAQIYDTASYERSYDFIGVVKDYNFGNGIAKIEQRNKFVIGDEIEIMSPGFQSFKQTVTELYDENMNPVMDAPHPKGEFYMSTSQPVKAFDILRKLRKEG; translated from the coding sequence ATGGATAGGGTTGAACTGCTGGCGCCTGCCGGAGACCTCGAGAAGCTTAAGTTTGCATTTATATACGGAGCCGATGCAGTATATATTGGAGGGCAAACATTTGGTCTAAGAGCGTCCGCCAAGAATTTTTCATTTGAAGAAATGAAGGAGGGCATAGAATTTGCCCATGAAAGAGGCAAAAGAGTGTACGTAACACTTAACATAATCCCGCACAATGAAGATTTAAACGATTTGCAGGGATACCTTTCTGCATTGGAGAAAATGAAGGCGGATGCTGTCATTGTTTCAGACCCGGGAACCATTGCTTACATCAGAGAGCACAATCCGGGAATGGAAATACATCTAAGCACACAGGCAAATACGACAAATTACCTAACTGCAGGTTTTTGGCACAGCCAGGGACTGCCGCGTGTGGTGCTTGCGAGGGAATTGTCCTTTAATGAAATAAAGGAAACCATAGACAAGAGTCCGTCATCTCTTGGGTTTGAGATGTTCGTTCACGGAGCAATGTGCATATCCTATTCGGGACGATGCCTACTAAGCAATTACCTCGCTAATCGCGATGCAAACAGAGGAGAATGCGCACATCCATGCAGATGGAAATACCAACTCATGGAAGAAAAGCGGCCAGGAGAATACTTTCCCGTTGTAGAGGATGAAAATGGGACATATTTTTTTAATTCGAAGGATCTTTGCCTTATTGGAGACCTGAAAGAAATTATTGAATCGGGAGTGAGAAGCCTTAAAATAGAGGGAAGAATGAAGAGTCTTTACTATGTGGCGAATACTGTAAGAGCATACAGAGCGGCGATAGACAGTTACTACGAAGATCCATACAGATATACATTCGATGAAAAATGGATTGAAGAGCTTAACAAATCGAGCCACCGAAAATACGAAAGAGGTTTTTTTAGTGGAAGACCCGATGGAAATGCTCAGATTTACGACACTGCATCATATGAAAGATCGTATGACTTCATCGGAGTTGTTAAAGACTACAATTTCGGCAATGGCATTGCGAAAATCGAGCAACGCAATAAGTTCGTCATTGGAGACGAAATAGAAATAATGAGTCCCGGATTCCAATCCTTTAAACAAACTGTTACCGAGCTCTATGATGAAAATATGAACCCTGTCATGGATGCGCCTCACCCCAAAGGGGAATTTTATATGAGTACGAGTCAGCCAGTGAAGGCATTTGACATCCTTCGAAAGTTAAGAAAGGAAGGCTAA